The following coding sequences are from one Humulus lupulus chromosome X, drHumLupu1.1, whole genome shotgun sequence window:
- the LOC133806728 gene encoding uncharacterized protein LOC133806728, with protein MAENMDVSPTESIGGSPRTPASTTKNQSSRDQPVQVSVPTVHVNHNEKPEKFTEDPPTVGEDEVDMQTQHAVEAWKHAEFLCRNYILNGLSDSLYSVYSVKKTAKELWESLDHKYKAEDAGAKKLLVGQFLNFKMMDSKNVISQVQDLQLIIHVIHAERMVLSESFQVAAIIEKLPPAWLDFKNYLKHKQKEMSVEDLIRRLRIEEDNKSTEKQSSNPNAAKANMVEHDKGSKGKKPKAKPWSKLRPKGGVSKKPKFQGKCFNCNKTGHKSSDCRLSKKKGNEANDMEAMSQEIVGLDLCVVVSEINLVDANPK; from the exons ATGGCTGAAAATATGGATGTTAGTCCTACTGAAAGCATTGGTGGATCTCCCCGAACTCCGGCTTCGACCACAAAGAACCAATCCTCAAGGGACCAGCCTGTGCAAGTTTCGGTTCCAACGGTTCATGTGAACCATAATGAGAAACCTGAAAAATTCACTG AGGATCCTCCCACTGTTGGAGAGGACGAAGTAGATATGCAAACTCAACATGCAGTTGAGGCATGGAAGCATGCTGAATTCCTTTGTAGGAATTACATTCTGAATGGCTTGTCTGACTCGCTGTATAGTGTGTACAGTGTGAAGAAAACGGCTAAGGAATTATGGGAGTCTTTGGACCACAAATACAAAGCCGAAGATGCTGGAGCCAAGAAATTATTGGTTGGCCAATTCTTGAACTTCAAGATGATGGATTCCAAAAATGTGATAAGCCAAGTGCAAGATCTTCAGTTGATTATCCATGTAATACATGCTGAAAGGATGGTCTTGAGTGAGTCTTTCCAAGTAGCTGCTATTATAGAGAAGCTACCCCCTGCATGGCTAGACTTCAAAAATTATCTGAAGCACAAGCAAAAGGAAATGAGTGTTGAAGACCTCATTCGTAGACTTCGCATTGAAGAGGATAACAAAAGTACTGAGAAGcaatcctcaaatcccaatgcTGCCAAGGCTAATATGGTGGAGCATGACAAAGGATCAAAGGGGAAGAAGCCTAAGGCCAAGCCATGGTCCAAACTACGACCAAAAGGGGGAGTTTCAAAGAAGCCAAAATTCCAAGGGAAGTGCTTTAACTGCAACAAGACGGGACATAAATCGTCAGATTGTAGACTAtcgaaaaagaaaggaaatgaggCAAATGATATGGAAGCCATGTCCCAAGAGATCGTTGGCCTAGACCTATGTGTTGTGGTCTCTGAAATAAACCTGGTGGATGCTAATCCAAAATAA